The Tenrec ecaudatus isolate mTenEca1 chromosome 6, mTenEca1.hap1, whole genome shotgun sequence genome has a window encoding:
- the LOC142451149 gene encoding mitochondrial import receptor subunit TOM5 homolog translates to MFWIEGLAPKLDPEEMKRKMREDVVSSIRNFLIYVALLRVTPFILKRLESI, encoded by the coding sequence ATGTTTTGGATCGAGGGCCTCGCGCCGAAGCTGGACCCCGAGGAGATGAAACGGAAGATGCGCGAGGACGTGGTCTCCTCCATACGGAACTTTCTTATTTACGTGGCCCTGCTGCGAGTCACTCCATTTATCTTAAAGAGATTGGAGAGTATATGA